DNA sequence from the Geobacter sp. AOG2 genome:
ACGCTCTGCTGTCTCGTTGACGACATACTTCATATCCGGCAGAAAGACATCCACCACTCCGTCCAGGAGCGCCAGGGCATCCACCTTCTCGTAGCCGCTGGAATTCCATACCAGGGGAAGGCGGAACCCCTGGGGGATGGCCAGGTACAGCGCGGCCAGGATCTGGGGCAGATAGTGGGTCGGGGTGACGAAATTGATGTTGTGCACCCCCTGCCGCTGGAGCCTGAGCATCCTGTCGGCCAGGACCTTTGTTGTTATCGTCTCGCCGTTACCCATCTGGCTGATGGGGAAATTCTGACAAAAACGGCACTTCAAGCTGCATCCGGTCAGGAAGATCGTACCGGAACCCCGCTCGCCGGAGATGGGCGGTTCCTCGCCGTGGTGGACATTGGCCGAGGCGATCGCCGGGTGCGCCCCGGCGCCGCAGACCCCGCGTTCCCCCCGGAGGCGGTTCACGCCGCAGTCGTGGGGACAGAGGTCGCAGGCAGCCAGCCGGGCGTAGGCCGTGCGCACACGCTTCAACAACTCGCCGGATTGATATAACGTCAGATAATTCAAAGTGCTTTCTTCGTTACGATTGCCGCTTTTACGCCAGCTCTGCGTAAGTCTTCAGGAGGCTCTTGTGCGGCGTAGCGCTGCTACGCCTCCGCGGCCTCCCTCGACAGCCTTGATCTGACGCAAAATCGACAACCGACTGGTAAAGGCAAACTAAATGCAGAGCGGCCGGCCGGCGCAAAAGCGGCAACCGTGCCGTACGTGCTTAGCGATACTTCTCCATCATTTCTACGAACCTTCCGAATAAATAGTGAGAATCATGGGGGCCGGGCGATGCCTCGGGGTGATGCTGCACCGAGAAGATCGGCAGGTCACAGTGACGAATGCCTTCCACGGTCTGGTCGTTCAGATTTTCGTGTCCCAGACAGGCAACCGTGCCCAGTGAGTCCAGATCAACGGCAAAACCGTGGTTCTGGGCCGTGATCTCGACCTTGCGGGTCGCCATGTCCATGACCGGCAGATTGGAACCGTGGTTGCCGAAGGGGAGTTTCATGGTCTTGCCGCCCAGGGCCAAGCCCAACAACTGGTGTCCGAGGCAGATGCCGAAGATCGGCTTTTTGCCGACGAGTTTACGGAGGTTCCCGATCACCCCGGTCAGTGGTTCCGGGTCGCCCGGGCCGTTGCTGAGGAAGATGCCGTCCGGGTTCATGGCCAGCACCTCTTCCGCCGGGAACGCGGCAGGCACGACGGTCACGTCGCAACCGGCATCCACGAGGCAGCGCAGGATGTTGTACTTAATGCCAAAATCGTAGGCCACCACCTTGTATTTCAGGCTGGCGGGGTCAACCGCGGCATATCCCTTCTGCAGGTCCCAGAGCCCCTCGGTCCAGTGGTACGGCTTGTCGCAACTGACGCCGCTGGCCAGGTCCAGACCGGCCATGCTGGGGACGGCCCGCGCCTTCGCCACAAGGCTCTCCCGGTCGAAATCGACCGTGGAGATGATCCCGTTCTGTGACCCCTTGTCCCGCAAATGCCTGGTCAAGGCACGGGTATCGAGCCCCTGAATGCCCACCACGCTGTTTTCCTTGAGATAGGCGTCCAGGCTCATGGTGGCGCGCCAGTTGGAATAGCAGTCCATATATTCCTTGACGATGAAGCCGGAGAGGAAAAGGCCGCGACTCTCGATATCCTCCGGGTTGATGCCGGTATTGCCGATCTGCGGGTAGGTCATGGTGACCATCTGGCCCTTATAGGAGGGGTCGGTCAGGACCTCCTGATAGCCGCACATGGAGGTGTTGAAGACCACCTCACCCGTGGCTTCTCCGCCGGCTCCGAATGACGTACCCTCGAAAATGCGCCCGTCGGCGAGCGCAAGGACTGCTTTCATACGTTATGACTCCTTTTGATGAGACTCAATGACTTCTATTCTGGCGTTACCGGGGAAAGGCTACCACGCCACCCAGAATGGTGCAGGTCGCCGCCCCTTTCATCCGCCAGCCGGCGAAGGGGGTGTTCCGCGACTTGCTGGCCAGTTTTTCCGGCTCCACCGTCCACTCGGCGGTTGGGTCGATGACGGTCAGGTCGGCCACACTGCCGATCTTAAGGCTTCCACGTGAAATGCCAATTATTTTTGAAGGGTTAATAGACATTTTTTCAACCAGTTGATTAAGGGTGAGCGTCCCTTCCTCTACCAGTTTCAGTGAGAGCGGCAACGATGTCTCCAGGCCGATGATGCCGTTTGCGGCCACATTGAACTCCACATCCTTCTCATCCAGATGGTGCGGGGCATGGTCGGTGGCAATACAGTCGATGGTGCCGTCCCTGAGTCCCTCCTTGATGGCCGCCACGTCATCCGCCTCGCGCAGCGGCGGGTTCATCTTGGCGTTGGTGTCGTAACCGCGGACCGCATCATCGGTCAGGGTGAAGTAATGGGGCGCTGTCTCGCAGGTGACCTTGACACCGCGGGCCTTGGCTTCGCGAATGAGGCGCACCGACCCCCTGGTGGAGACATGGGCGATATGGAGCGGCGAATTGGTGTACTCGGCCAGCATCACGTCCCGGGCCGTGGCGATATCCTCGGCAACCCTGGGAATCCCCTTCAGGCCCAGTTCCGTGGAGGTAAAGCCTTCGTTCATGACCCCCTCCCCCACCAGTGCCAGGTCCTCGGCATGAGAGATGACCAGGATGCCGATGCCGCGGGCATATTCAAGGGCGCGGCGCATGAGTTCGGCGTTGGCCACCGGCCTGCCGTCGTCGGAAACCGCCACGCATCCGGCCTCTTTCAGCTCGCCCATCTCGGCCATGCGCTCGCCGCCCATGCCGTAGGTGATGCAACCGACCGGAAAGACGTTGCAAAATCCTTCTGATTTCGCCTTATTGATGATGTAGCCGGCCACGGCCTTGTTGTCGATGACCGGCTTGGTATTGGGCATACAGGCGATGGAGGTGAAGCCGCCCGCAGCAGCAGCCCTGGTGCCGCTGACGATATCTTCCTTGTATTCCAGCCCAGGGTCGCGCAGGTGCACATGCATGTCCACCAGCCCCGGCACCACGTATTTCCCGGCGGCATCTACGGTCGCCACACCGGCCGGCGCCTTCAGGCTCTTGCCGATCTCTTTCACCAGCCCGGCTTCAACCAGCACATCCGCCACATCGTCGAACCCCTGGGAAGGATCGATCACCCGGCCGTTCTTGATCAAAAGATTCATATGGTCACCCCTAACCGTTAGGTATTTTTATATGTTTCCTTGAAGCAGTCGATTTTTCGTCAGGTCAAGGCTGTCGAGGGAGGCCGCGGAGGCGTAGCAGCGCTACGCCGCACAAGGACCTCCTGAAGACTTACGCCGACCTGGCGGAAAAGCGGCTGCTTCATCTTACTCCAACTCGCCGCCGCACACGTGATAGAGCATGGCCATCCTCACCGCCACGCCGTTCTCCACCTGCTTAAGGACGTGGGACTGACCGCCGTCCACCACGTAGGAGGACATCTCCACGCCGCGGTTGATGGGGCCGGGGTGCATTACCACGGCGCCCGGCTTGGCCAGCTTGAGGTTTTCCGGGTTGAGCCCGAAGTAGCGGGAGTATTCGCGGGTATTGGGCATCAGGGTCTTGCCCTGGCGCTCCTGCTGGATGCGCAGCATCATGACCACATCGGCATCCTGGATGGCTTCCTTCATGGTGGCGCACACCGTGACGTTGCCCAGTCTTTCGACCGCCGGCGGCATCATGGTCGGCGGCCCGGCCAGGTAGACGTGGGACCCCATCTTGGTCAACCCCTGGATATCGGAGCGGGCCACCCGGCTATGGGTGATGTCCCCCACGATGGCCACCTTGAGGCCGTCCAGCCGTCCATACCGGTCCTTGATGGTCAACAGGTCCAAAAGCCCCTGCGACGGATGCTCGTGGGCTCCGTCGCCGGCGTTGACGACCGAACAGCTCACCTTTTGGGCCAGATGGTAGTGGGCTCCGGAAACCGCATGGCGCATGACGATGATGTCAGGCTTCATGGCCAAAAGATTCAGAGCGGTGTCTGCCAGGGTCTCCCCCTTGGTGGCCGAGCTGGTGGAGGGGGAGATGTTGACGGTGTCGGCGGATAGCCGCTTGGCGGCAATCTCGAAGGACGTCCGTGTGCGGGTGGATGCCTCGTAGAACAGGTTGATGATGGTCTTGCCGCGCAACGTGGGAACCTTCTTGATGTCGCGGCTGTTGATCTCCCGCATGTTTTCAGCCGTCGCCAGGAGCAGCTCGATATCTTCCCCGGTCAGATCCCTGAGCGCAATGATATTCCTGTGTTTGAACTCTGCCATGCCCCCTCCTCCCCTAAGAGGGTTGTTGAAAAACAGCCATCTCGCCGCCGTCCTCGAATGCCCTTTCGTGCGGCGTAGCGCTGCTACGCCTCCTCAGGGCACTCTGCGGGTGCGACGATCCGACTATTTTTGAACAACCTGAGTTTTTCGACAACCCCACTATTTTTCGAGAACAACTTCAACCGGTAGATTCTGCCCGTTGAATATGACCTGGACATTTTCCTTCAGACTGGTAGGTACGTTGCGCCCCACAAAATCGGCCCGGATCGGCAGCTCGCGATGCCCCCGGTCGATCAGCACCGCCAGTTGGATGCATTCCGGCCTGCCGTGGTCCATCAGCGCGTCCATGGCGGCCCGGATGGTGCGGCCGGTAAAGAGCACATCGTCAACCAGGACGACCTTTTTCCCCTGCAGGGAAAAGCCGATCTCCGTCTTGCCCACCGGCAGGTGGGGGGCATGGCTCTTGATGTCGTCCCGGTAAAGGGTGATGTCGACCGCCCCCACCGGGACCTCGGCACCCTCGATCACCGCGATGGACTTGGCAAGCTCCCCGGCCAGAAACGCCCCGCCCGAGCGGATACCGATCAGGACCACATCCCGCACCCCTTTGTTGCGTTCCAGTATCTCATGGGAGATACGGATCAACGCCCGCTTGATTCCGCTTTCGTCCAGCAGTACCGTCAAACTTTCGGTCATGGTCGGCCACCTTTACCTTTCCGTGAGACACAAAAAAAGAGCCTCACCGCGCATGCAGCAAGGCCCTTCCATATATGATTCGCGTCAGTCATCTGTGTAACCCTTGCCAACCTCTCGGGCTGGATTAAAAGGTAGTCGATATGTCGTTGGATGAGACTAGCACTCTCCACTGCCAAGGTCAAGCTAATTGATCGCCAAAGCGGCAATCCCTTTCACTGGAGGGGATCAGGCGCCGGGCTTCTTTTTTACCTCAAGCGGCTCGTCCAGCACCACAAGGTAACCGTCAGGGTCGAAGCACCACATCTCCTTGATGCCATACGGCTTGATCTCAAGGGGATACAGGATCTCCAGCCCCTCCTCCGCGATGGCCTCGCTGATCTCCTCGATATCCGTGACCCGGAAATGCAGCGTCATGCCGATACCGCGCGGAAACATGCTGAAACGGGGTTCAAGCATCGGGTGGGACCTGATGACGTCATCCTCCTCCACGAAGATCAGGGCCATGCCGTCCATATCCAGCACCAGGTAATCCGGAGCCCCTTGGGAGGTAAGGGAGCGCTGCATCGGCAACTCCAGGATGCCGGCGTAAAAGGCCTCGGTCACCGCCAGTTGCGACACCGCCAGTTGCATGGAGTGCCGCGCCCGGTGGATCTTCATTCAATGCCCTTGAAGAGCATTCCGGCATAGCCGGAAAGACGCGCGAGGCCGTTCGTGTAGATCAGGACGCCGACCAGCACCAGGAAAAGGCCGGTGCAGATCTCGAACACCCGGATAAACTTTTTGAAACGGTTGAAAACCGTCAGGAATTGATGCATGGCCAGGGCGGAAAGAAAGAACGGGATTCCCAATCCCAAGGAATACAGCAGCAGCAGGATAATACCCTGCATGATGCTCCCCTCGGTAGCGGCCACCATCAGGATCGATGCCAGGATCGGGCCGATGCAGGGGGTCCATCCGGCAGCAAAGGCGATGCCCACCAGAAAACTTCCCACATAGCCCGCCGGCTTTTGGTGAAGCTGGACCCTTTTCTCGCCCATCAGAAAATGCAGGGGGACCAGGCCGCTTACATGGATGCCGAACAGGACGATCAACACGCCGCCGACCTTGCGCACCACCCCGATATGTTCCTGGAGAAACGAGCCGAGATAGGTAGCCGAGGCCCCCAGCAGCACGAAGACCACGGTAAAGGCCGCAATGAAGGCCAGCGAATGCAGCATGGCCTTCCGGCGCACGATGTGGGACGGATGTTCAGCCTGAAGATCGGCAAAGGAGATACCGGTGATATAGGTGATATAGGAAGGGATCAGCGGCAGGACGCAGGGGGAGAGAAAGGAAAGCAATCCTGCGATAAATGCGCCTACATACGTAACATGCTGGGAATGCACGGCAAAACTCCTATTTCATCAGCCCTTCCAGGTACGATAGAACATCGGGAGAATCCCACGCCATCGGGCCGATGACCCTTTTGAGCAGGATACCGTTCTTGTCGATGACAAAGGTTTCAGGCACGCCGGTTATGCCATAGGCCTTGGCGGCGCGGTTATCCGGGTCGGTGTAGGCCGGAAGGCTGAATCCGCTGGTCTTGAAGAACGCCTCGATGGCCGGCTGACCACCCTCGTCGATGGAAACCGCCACCATTTGAAACGGCTTGCCGGCCATGGCGCTGTTGAGCTTCATCATGGAAGGGATCTCCTCACGGCAAGGGGGGCACCAGGTGGCCCAGAAGTTGAGGATCACCACCTTCCCCTTCAGGTCGGAAAGGTTCAGAGGCTTGCCGGCCAGGGAGTTTACCGTTATGGCCGGGGCCGGATTATTTTCCTGAAGCGGCCCCTGATTCTTCGCTTCTTCCTTTTTGGTGCATGCCGTCAATGCCACTACGGCACCCAAAATAACAAGACACAGAAACCGTTTCATTTTTCCTCCAGAAGATTTCCCGTTAGTTGAGTAGATTCGGGAATGGATCAGCGGTTGCGGGTAACCACGTAGTCGGCAAGCTCCAAAAGGGCGTCCTTGACCGGCGAGGCATCGAACCGGTCGAGACGCCCCCGGCTTGCGGCGATGTAGCGCCGGGCAGCTTCCACGGTATACTCGATGCCGCCATACTGCTTGACCAGGCCCGAGACCTCGCGAAACTCATCCAGCGACATCTCGTCTTTTTCCACAACCGCTTCAATAACGGAGCGCTCCCGGGCGGTACAATGGCGCAGGGTGTGGATCAGCGGCAGGGTAATCTTGCCTTCCTCCAGATCATGGCCGATGCTTTTGCCGAACTCCTCCTCCGTGGCGGTGTAGTCCAGGAGGTCATCCATTAACTGGAAGGCGATTCCCAACTCCATGCCGAAATCGGCCAGCGCCTTCTGCCGGTCGGCCGGAACAGCTCCCAGGATGGCCCCAGCCTCGCAGGCCGCCGACATGAGGATGGCGGTCTTGGCCCGCACAACGCCGATGTAACGCTCTTCCGTCAGGTCGAGCTCACCGGTGCAGAGCAGTTGCATTACCTCCCCCTCTGCGATGACCGTCGTGGCGCCGGAAAGCACCCCAAGAATATCGAGGCTGCCGACGCCGACCATCAGGGAGAATGATTTTGAGAAGAGAAAGTCGCCGACCAGCACCGAGGCCTCGTTGCCCCACAAGGTGTTGGCCGAGGCGATGCCCCGGCGCAGGGTGGCGCTGTCAACCACATCGTCGTGCAACAATGTGGCGGTATGGATGAATTCGATGACGCTCGCCAGCGGAACCGCCTTGTCCCCCCGGTAGCCGCACAGTTTGGCGGCGAGCAGCAACAGGGCGGGGCGGACGCGTTTGCCGCCGCTGGAAAGCACGTATTCCCCCACCTTGCGGATCAGGGGTACGTCGGATTCCAGGTCTTTGCGGAATTGCTGTTCGACGAGCTTGAGTTCGTCGCCAATGATGTTCAGGGCGGCCTGCATCAGGTGATTTCCTTGAAATGAAGTTTCGCCATAGTAAAGGAATGAAAAACGGTTTGTCAAAGCATTTCTGGCCGTTGCGCCGTGCAGAAAAATTCATGTTTCCATTGCCAGACGCCACGTCACGGTATAAGGTATGAAATTGGCAGTAATCAGATATTTTCGAGCAACACGAGGATCTACGTAATGCGATTTGACGAGTTATCAATCCCTGAAGAGGTACGGCAAGGCATCCGGGAAGCCGGTTTTACCGAGTGTACCCCGATTCAGGAGCAAACCCTCCCCCTCTCCCTGAGCGGCAAGGATGTGGCCGGCCAGGCCCAGACCGGTACCGGCAAGACCGCCGCTTTTCTGATCACCCTGTTTACCCGTCTCCTGGAGAACAAAGGGAGCAAGCAGCAGCCCCGCGCCCTGATCCTGGCTCCCACGCGGGAATTGGTGGTCCAGATCGAGGCCGACGCGCAACTGCTGGGCCGGAATTGCGGCTTGGTCACCCAGGCGATCTACGGCGGGGTGGACTACATGAAACAGCGAAGCGCCCTGCGGGAGGGCGCCGATATTGTGGTCGGCACCCCGGGCCGGCTGATCGACTATCTCAAGCAGAAGGTCTACTCCCTCAAGGGAATCGAGATGCTGGTGATCGACGAGGCAGACCGGATGTTCGACATGGGTTTTATAGCCGACCTGCGTTTCATCCTGCGGCGGCTCCCCCCCTACGACCAGCGCCAGAACCTGATGTTCTCGGCCACCCTCAGCCAGCGGGTCATGGAACTGGCCTATGAATTCATGAACATGCCGGAAAAGCTCTCGGTCACCCCGGAAAAGATGACCGCGGAGCGGGTCGAGCAGGTGCTGTTCCACGTCTCCCGCAAGGAGAAGTTTCCTCTGTTGCTGGGCCTGTTGCGCCGCGACGGGATGGAGCGCACCATGATCTTCATCAATACCAAGCGTGAGGCCGAATATCTGTTCGACCGGTTAAACGCCAACGGCTTTCCCTGCCGCGTCATCTCGGGCGATGTGGAACAACGCAAACGCATGCGCATCCTGGATGATTTCAAGCAGGGCAAACTCCCGATCCTGATCGCCACCGACGTGGCCTCGCGCGGCCTGCACATCGAGGGGGTTTCCCACGTCATCAACTATGACCTGCCCCAGGACAGCGAGGATTACGTCCATCGCATCGGCCGCACCGCACGGGCCGGTTCCGAGGGCAAGGCCATCTCGCTGGCCGATGAGGACGGCGCTTTTTTCCTGGAGGCCATCGAGGAGTACATCAAGGACAAGATCCCCACCGAGTGGGCCGAGGACGACCTGTTCGTCCATGACTACGTGCGGACTCCGCGGCCCAAACGCAAGCCCGAGGCAAAACCTGCGGGCGGCCGGGGGCGGAGCGGCGACCGGCCGGCCCGCTCCGGCAGCGGCGGACGCGTGAAACCGAAACCTGCGGCAGCGGCGGCCCCTTCGGCTCCTGCACCCGCGGCGGAGGGCGCAACCGGCGAAACACCGGCTGCAAAAAAACGCCGCCGCAGACGCCGCAAGCCGGGTGAAAAAACGGAACCGGGAAGCAGTCTCCCCCAGGGGGAATAGCCCCCTCTCCTCCCACGAACCGCAAAGCCCGCCGGAATCACCATCCGGCGGGCTTTTTCGATCCATCCGCATCAACCAGCTAAAAGCTGTGGGAACTCTTCATGAGCATGCTGACCCCCAGATAGGTGAACAGCATCACAAACACGCCCGCAATCCCCAGCCATGCGGTTGCCCGGTCCCATGCAGGCCCTTTCAGCCTGACGTGCAGCACCAGCGCATAATACAACCACAGGATGGATGTCCAGAGCTCCTTGGGGGTCCAGAGCCAGTAGGTCCCCCAGGCGTAATACCCCCAGATCCCCCCCGCTATCATGGAAGCCGAAAAAAACGACCATCCGGTCAGGACGGCCTTGAACTGGACCTCCAGCCAGGACCGTTGGCGGCAAACCAGAAATCCGGCGCAGAGCAGGCCTCCGACCATGAACAGCCCGTAAGCGAAGAACGCCAGGACCACGTGCAGTTCGAACCAGCGCGTGTCGAGAACCTGGGGCAGCGGCATGTTCAAAGGGGGAAATATCAAGGCAAACAGGGTAAACAGGCCGCTCAACAGGCCGGCTATAACCGGAAACCATCGTGCGGAGCGCATCATCCCCGAAAGGGAGGTGACCAGCGACATGAGCGCCAACGAGGCCGAGAAGAACACTATGGTGTCATGGGGCCCGATCAGCGGCAGATGCCCGACTGCCATGCCGCGCAACGCCAGATAGGCAACCTCCGTAGCAATGCCAAGGGCGAATATCGCCCGCTGCCATGAACCAAAAAGGAAACAAACGACCGATATGACAAGCAGCCATTTCATTGCCGGACGCTAGAGCTTTACCACGGAGGTGATCCGGCGGTCGGCCAGAAAGCGCACCAGCAGAAACAGGGGGATGCACCACAGTGCCGACATAAGGACGATATTCACCACTTCGATGACGTAGCCGCTGAGGGAATGGGGTATGGGTTCCAACACCCAGGCGACGAATCCCCCGATGAAATAGACCGGCACGAACAGGATCGCGGCCCAGAGCAGTTGCGACAGCAACTTGATCGACTGCGCGCTCCGTTTCATAAACAGAGCCCCCGCAGCGAGAAGCGCAAAGCCGTACAGCGTCTTGACCCAGGCCAGGGCGCCGTAGTGCAGGAAAACATACCAGGCCGACACCGGTTCGTCCCGCTGGGCCGACAATTGCGCCTGGAGGTCGCCGCCATGATACTCCATCAGCCCCCAGAGTCCCAGGCCCACGATGATTACGGCCGCCAGTAAAACGCCCCACCCGACGAGATTGACCGGGTGCAGCATCTCCACAAAATCGGCGACCGCGGTCGTTTCCTGCTCCGGCGGTGGGGGTGCTGCATCGTGGGAATACTTTCGGGCAAGCAGTTCCTGGTCCCGGAGGTGCTGGGCCTCTTCCCGCTGCCGCTCCACGAACGCCTTGACCATGACCCCGCATTTGGGGCAGGTGGAGAAGGATTCATCCCCAAAGGTGCTGTAGTTGCAGGACGGGCAGGTATCCACCAGGTATGCGTTGCTGCCGGCACGGGGCTTCTGGACGGTGAAGCCGTGATTGCAACGGGGACAACTCAGGAAACGCCCCTGTTCGGAGATCTCATGGTCGGGAATGGTGCCGCTGGCATTGCAGTTGGGGCAGACAATCTTCATAGATCGCTCGTCTAAGAGGTTGTTGAAAAACAGCCATCTCGCCGCCGTCCTCGAAAGCCCTTTTGTGCGGCGTAGCGCTGCTACGCCTCCGCAAGGCTTTCTGCGGGTGCGACGATTTGACTATTTTTGAACAACCTGAGTTTTAACAGCCTGCTAAAAAATATTTATTGATCGCTGCATAGTACCACAAATCAATTTTCATGGAAGCCTTCAGACACATCGGCTTCTCCGCGGATCACTCCCAGGAATGCAGCGCCATAACGGGCCAGCTTATGTTTCCCAACCCCGCTGATACGCGCCAGACCGTCATCATCCAAGGGCCGGTAGGCAGCCATCTCCATCAGGGTGGCATCCCCGAACACAACGAAGGGCGGCACCTGCTGTTCATCGGCCAGACGCTTTCGCAGGGCACGCAACTGCTCGAAAAGCTCCCGGTCGTAATCCAGCTCTCCCCTGCCCCGTTTCGGTTCCTTCTTTTCCGCCATCACCCTGACCCGCGGCCGGGCCAGCACCACCCGCTCCTCGCCCCGCAGGACCGGCTTTGAGCGGGGTGTCAACCGCAGCACCGAGTAATTGCCCACATCCTGCTCCAGATACCCCAGATGAAGCAATTGGCGTATGAGCGCCCCCCAAACATCCTGGGACAGTTCCTTGCCGATACCGTAGGTGGACAGCCGGTCATGTCCCAGGTTCAGGATGCGCTGGCTGTGGGAACCGCGCAGCACCTCGATGACATGCCCCATACCGAAGCGTTGTCCGACCCGGTAGACGCAGGAGAGGGCCTTCTGCGCATCCTCGGTGGCGTCAAAACGCTCCGGCG
Encoded proteins:
- a CDS encoding zinc-ribbon domain-containing protein, which produces MKIVCPNCNASGTIPDHEISEQGRFLSCPRCNHGFTVQKPRAGSNAYLVDTCPSCNYSTFGDESFSTCPKCGVMVKAFVERQREEAQHLRDQELLARKYSHDAAPPPPEQETTAVADFVEMLHPVNLVGWGVLLAAVIIVGLGLWGLMEYHGGDLQAQLSAQRDEPVSAWYVFLHYGALAWVKTLYGFALLAAGALFMKRSAQSIKLLSQLLWAAILFVPVYFIGGFVAWVLEPIPHSLSGYVIEVVNIVLMSALWCIPLFLLVRFLADRRITSVVKL